In Phycisphaerae bacterium, a genomic segment contains:
- the surE gene encoding 5'/3'-nucleotidase SurE translates to MRILITNDDGILAPGLEALYSAVADLGHVDVVAPDDSQSGVGHAISVLKPLLVRRVHINNVFHGWSVAGRPADCVKLAMIELLEQRPDYILSGINAGANAGVNVLYSGTIAGAVEGALFGVPSIAFSLELSDELDFHRAGRVARTIIDHLLAVPPPRGTCLSVNIPALDKGWPRGVRCCPQAPVNWEEHYEKQIEGPGRTIYWLNGRLPDHDRCPDSDLAAVRDGYVAITPLRPDLTNQEQLAQVAGWKWPASFV, encoded by the coding sequence ATGCGAATCCTGATCACGAACGATGACGGCATCCTGGCCCCCGGCCTCGAAGCGCTCTATTCGGCCGTGGCTGATCTGGGGCACGTGGATGTCGTCGCGCCCGACGACTCCCAGTCCGGCGTTGGGCACGCGATCTCGGTCCTGAAGCCGCTGCTGGTCCGCCGCGTGCACATCAACAACGTCTTCCACGGCTGGAGCGTGGCCGGCCGGCCAGCGGATTGTGTCAAGCTGGCGATGATCGAACTGCTGGAACAGCGTCCCGACTACATCCTGAGCGGAATTAACGCGGGCGCGAACGCGGGCGTCAATGTGCTCTACAGCGGCACGATCGCCGGCGCCGTCGAGGGTGCCCTCTTCGGCGTGCCCAGCATCGCGTTCTCGCTCGAACTCTCGGATGAACTGGATTTCCACCGGGCCGGCCGCGTCGCCCGCACGATCATCGATCACCTGCTCGCCGTCCCACCGCCACGCGGCACGTGCCTGAGCGTGAACATCCCGGCGCTCGACAAGGGCTGGCCGCGCGGCGTGCGTTGCTGTCCGCAGGCCCCGGTCAACTGGGAGGAGCATTACGAAAAGCAGATCGAGGGCCCGGGCCGGACCATCTACTGGCTCAACGGCCGCCTCCCCGACCACGACCGCTGCCCCGACAGCGATCTCGCCGCCGTCCGCGACGGCTATGTCGCGATCACGCCGCTGCGGCCGGACCTGACCAACCAGGAGCAGCTCGCGCAAGTCGCCGGGTGGAAGTGGCCGGCGAGCTTCGTATAG
- a CDS encoding diguanylate cyclase has product MSEAPKCRITIVEDDPATRKLLERQLADAGYETSAFGDGRAALQAICAMGNGIVLADWSMPEMDGIELCRALRELQDLQALGNVYYILLTAHRTKDKVVEGLAAGANDYLTKPYHPGELLARVQVGQRMLRLQEELLRRTVEGQKINAQMAVLANKLEHIANTDVLTELPNRRCLFERLEEAWVRARRDHTPLACLILDVDHFKKINDAHGHAAGDAVLRAIAAAVRDHAPRPELSGRFGGEEFVIVFPAAATADAATTADALRAHVAGQQVRYEQATIHATVSGGIAELTPAMGSVDELIIAADAMLYLAKEHGRNQIWVQRPDGSGQRAGVGPSASDAPPPPDHPPASGTRRHSRQASLQSPHANPDHER; this is encoded by the coding sequence GTGAGCGAAGCGCCTAAATGCCGGATTACGATCGTCGAGGATGATCCTGCGACGCGCAAGCTGCTCGAGCGCCAACTCGCCGACGCCGGTTACGAGACCAGCGCCTTCGGTGACGGGCGGGCAGCGCTGCAAGCGATCTGCGCGATGGGCAACGGGATTGTCCTGGCGGACTGGTCGATGCCCGAGATGGACGGCATCGAGCTGTGTCGCGCGCTGCGCGAACTGCAGGATCTGCAGGCCCTCGGCAACGTGTACTACATCCTGCTCACCGCCCATCGCACCAAGGACAAGGTCGTGGAGGGGCTGGCGGCCGGCGCGAACGACTACCTGACCAAGCCTTACCATCCCGGCGAGCTGCTGGCGCGCGTGCAGGTCGGACAACGCATGCTCCGCCTGCAAGAGGAACTCCTGCGCCGCACCGTCGAGGGACAGAAGATCAACGCCCAGATGGCCGTGCTCGCCAACAAGCTCGAGCACATCGCCAATACCGACGTGCTCACCGAACTCCCCAATCGCCGCTGCCTGTTCGAGCGCCTGGAGGAGGCCTGGGTCCGGGCGCGTCGCGACCATACGCCGCTGGCGTGCCTGATCCTCGACGTGGACCACTTCAAGAAGATCAACGACGCCCACGGCCATGCCGCCGGCGACGCCGTGCTGCGCGCGATCGCGGCGGCCGTCCGTGATCACGCGCCCCGCCCCGAGTTGTCGGGCCGGTTCGGCGGCGAGGAATTCGTCATCGTCTTCCCCGCCGCGGCCACCGCCGACGCCGCTACCACCGCCGACGCGCTGCGGGCCCACGTCGCCGGCCAGCAGGTGCGCTACGAGCAGGCCACCATCCATGCGACCGTCAGCGGCGGTATTGCGGAACTCACTCCGGCAATGGGCTCCGTCGACGAACTGATCATCGCGGCGGATGCCATGCTGTACCTCGCCAAGGAGCACGGCCGGAACCAGATCTGGGTCCAGCGCCCGGATGGCAGCGGCCAGCGGGCCGGTGTGGGACCCTCCGCCTCCGATGCCCCTCCGCCGCCCGACCATCCGCCGGCCTCGGGCACTAGGCGCCATAGTCGGCAGGCTTCGCTACAATCCCCGCATGCGAATCCTGATCACGAACGATGA
- the priA gene encoding primosomal protein N' — translation MSDSKRGAKRVRQLWLVPTAGQGGRHLVADVAIDAPAAGLRAYAVPDELRAAVRPGAWVRVPYGRGARVVPGLCVRVGEQAWDHTRAPVLEARAGPAWLSEDLLQLGLWVSEYYACAPWKTFAALLPVALRQPRLRTVRYVRATGAAPARELTSRQAAALAALGAGEMQWAVARRQAGISPSLLRTLCQRGVVECVTRQESAPRASVTWAEVQPAIEDAFELTPAQHAAVTQIEAAQHRPDPFEVMLLFGVPGSGKTEVYVRAVRAAVARGQQAILLIPEIALATQIVERLARRFARVAVLHSALTARVRHDTLAAIAAGEVDVVIGTRTAVFAPCPRLGLIVVDEEQETSFKNLAAPYYHARDVAIMRGRLAHVPVVLGSATPALETWHNVQARAHYRLVRLPDRVPGAHLPEVRRIEMPPGMAHGDADLLSPALQAELGETLAAGQQAILLHNRRGYAAFLRCSRCGLLVCCERCGSHMIYHQSERAMKCHRCGLRVAVPPRCLDDTCRGTLVRSGAAIQRLEEELRRVLPAARLLRLDSDTMRRRDDYAAALQRFSEGAADILLGTQMVAKGLDFPRVRLVGVIEADAALALPDFRASERVFQLIVQVVGRAGRREGTSLALVQTSVRPPAVIEHALRMDYEAFAQEELAQRRQLCHPPYVRLVRLVCADARPHRARQEAERLAETLRAAAGRLHAGLRVDAAEACLVRQRRGLLRWQVLVRAPRGVKLRPLLQETGRAGSGAPRVERFTIDVDPVDLL, via the coding sequence GTGAGCGACAGCAAACGCGGAGCGAAGCGCGTGCGGCAACTCTGGCTGGTTCCGACCGCTGGCCAGGGTGGACGCCATCTTGTCGCCGACGTGGCGATCGACGCGCCGGCGGCCGGGCTGCGGGCGTACGCCGTTCCGGACGAATTGCGCGCCGCCGTGCGGCCGGGGGCGTGGGTGCGCGTGCCTTACGGTCGTGGGGCGCGGGTCGTGCCGGGCCTGTGCGTGCGCGTGGGGGAGCAGGCCTGGGACCACACACGGGCACCGGTTCTGGAAGCGCGCGCCGGGCCGGCGTGGCTGTCGGAGGACCTGCTGCAGCTCGGACTATGGGTTAGCGAGTACTACGCCTGCGCACCCTGGAAGACTTTCGCCGCGCTGCTGCCGGTCGCGCTTCGTCAGCCGCGCCTGCGCACCGTGCGCTACGTGCGGGCGACCGGGGCAGCGCCCGCGCGGGAGCTCACTTCCCGTCAGGCGGCGGCGCTCGCGGCGCTCGGCGCCGGCGAGATGCAGTGGGCGGTCGCGCGGCGGCAGGCCGGCATCAGCCCGTCTCTGTTGCGCACGCTGTGTCAGCGCGGCGTAGTGGAGTGCGTGACGCGGCAGGAGTCGGCGCCGCGCGCGTCCGTCACCTGGGCCGAGGTCCAGCCGGCGATCGAAGACGCATTCGAGTTGACGCCGGCGCAACACGCCGCCGTGACGCAGATCGAAGCTGCTCAGCACCGCCCGGACCCGTTTGAGGTCATGTTGCTCTTCGGCGTGCCCGGCAGCGGCAAGACCGAGGTCTATGTCCGCGCGGTGCGGGCCGCCGTGGCGCGCGGCCAACAGGCGATCCTGCTTATCCCGGAGATCGCGCTGGCCACGCAGATCGTCGAGCGGCTTGCGCGGCGGTTCGCACGCGTGGCGGTGCTGCACAGCGCGCTGACCGCCCGCGTGCGCCACGACACGCTCGCGGCGATTGCGGCGGGCGAGGTCGACGTGGTCATCGGCACGCGGACTGCGGTCTTTGCGCCGTGCCCGCGGCTGGGGCTGATCGTGGTTGATGAGGAGCAGGAGACGAGCTTCAAGAACCTGGCGGCGCCGTACTACCACGCGCGCGACGTCGCGATCATGCGCGGACGCCTCGCGCACGTGCCGGTCGTGCTCGGCTCGGCGACGCCCGCGCTGGAAACGTGGCACAATGTCCAGGCACGCGCCCATTACCGGCTCGTGCGTCTGCCCGACCGCGTGCCGGGGGCGCACCTGCCCGAAGTCCGGCGGATCGAGATGCCACCGGGCATGGCCCACGGCGACGCCGACCTGCTTTCGCCGGCGCTGCAGGCGGAGCTGGGCGAGACGCTTGCCGCGGGTCAGCAGGCGATTCTGTTGCACAATCGTCGCGGCTACGCGGCGTTCCTGCGCTGCAGCCGGTGTGGCCTGCTGGTGTGTTGCGAGCGGTGCGGGAGCCACATGATCTATCACCAGTCCGAGCGTGCCATGAAGTGCCACCGGTGCGGGCTGCGGGTTGCCGTGCCGCCGCGATGCCTGGACGACACGTGTCGCGGAACGCTCGTGCGGAGCGGTGCCGCCATCCAGCGTCTGGAGGAGGAGCTGCGGCGCGTGCTGCCGGCGGCCCGGCTACTGCGTCTGGACAGCGACACGATGCGGCGGCGTGACGACTACGCCGCGGCGCTGCAGCGTTTTTCCGAGGGCGCGGCGGACATTCTGCTGGGCACGCAGATGGTCGCGAAAGGACTGGATTTCCCGCGGGTGCGGCTGGTGGGGGTGATTGAAGCCGATGCGGCCCTGGCGCTGCCGGATTTCCGGGCGTCGGAACGGGTCTTTCAGTTGATCGTGCAGGTGGTGGGGCGGGCCGGGCGGCGCGAAGGAACCTCTTTGGCGCTGGTGCAGACGAGCGTGCGTCCGCCGGCGGTGATCGAGCACGCGCTGCGCATGGATTACGAGGCGTTTGCGCAGGAGGAACTTGCCCAGCGGCGCCAGCTCTGCCACCCGCCGTACGTGCGGCTGGTGCGGCTGGTGTGCGCTGATGCGCGGCCGCACCGCGCGCGACAGGAAGCGGAGCGGCTGGCCGAAACGCTACGCGCGGCGGCCGGGCGTCTGCACGCCGGCCTGCGCGTCGACGCGGCAGAAGCCTGCCTGGTCCGGCAGCGCCGCGGTTTGTTGCGCTGGCAGGTGCTCGTGCGGGCGCCGCGGGGCGTGAAGCTGCGACCGTTGCTGCAAGAAACGGGGCGCGCCGGATCGGGCGCGCCCCGGGTGGAGCGATTCACGATTGACGTGGACCCCGTGGACCTGCTATGA